One genomic window of Psychrobacillus sp. INOP01 includes the following:
- a CDS encoding acyl-CoA dehydrogenase family protein: protein MNNLYIKTEKQQLWIDRLYVLEDKFKSKSAEIDEQSIFPKENVEDLIKLGYASLTLPESYGGNGFSVYDMVLLQETLASFDANTALSVGWSLGVVGELFENKLWTKEKLDFFAAEVLNGALVNRSVSEAQTGSPTRGGRPGTTAIKNGDSWVLNGRKIFTTASPVLSYFLTSAWIEEKERVGFFLIPRNTEGLSIEETWDVISMRGTSSNDLVLNNVFVHESHLVELPEFASGGKINGWLLHIPATYLGIAQAARDYAVHFANTHSPNSLNGPIAQLPNVQQLIGEIDLELTKARLVIYGVATAYDNESTKDLLSNEVSVAKHIVTNSAITIVDKAMRLVGAKSLQRTNPLQRYYRDVRAGLHNPPMDDMTIKKLALSALEEVKNKNLVKR from the coding sequence TTGAATAATTTGTACATCAAAACGGAAAAACAGCAACTATGGATCGATCGTTTATATGTGTTAGAAGATAAATTTAAAAGTAAATCCGCCGAAATTGATGAGCAATCTATTTTCCCAAAAGAAAATGTGGAGGATTTGATCAAGCTTGGATATGCAAGCCTTACTCTACCCGAATCATATGGAGGCAATGGATTTTCTGTCTACGATATGGTTCTTTTACAAGAAACACTTGCTAGCTTTGATGCCAATACGGCTTTATCTGTAGGTTGGAGCTTAGGTGTTGTTGGTGAACTATTCGAAAACAAACTCTGGACGAAGGAGAAACTAGACTTTTTCGCAGCAGAAGTATTAAATGGTGCACTCGTAAATCGTTCCGTTAGTGAAGCACAAACCGGAAGTCCAACGCGTGGGGGTAGACCTGGAACTACTGCCATAAAAAACGGAGATTCTTGGGTATTAAATGGACGTAAAATATTCACGACCGCTTCCCCTGTACTTTCCTATTTTTTAACATCTGCTTGGATTGAGGAAAAAGAAAGAGTCGGCTTCTTCCTTATTCCTCGTAATACAGAAGGTCTTTCCATTGAAGAAACCTGGGATGTTATATCCATGCGCGGAACGAGTAGTAATGACTTAGTACTAAATAACGTATTCGTTCATGAATCGCATTTGGTAGAACTCCCTGAATTCGCTAGTGGCGGGAAGATAAATGGTTGGCTATTACATATACCAGCGACCTATTTAGGAATTGCACAGGCAGCAAGAGACTACGCAGTACATTTTGCCAATACCCATTCACCAAATAGCTTGAATGGACCTATAGCACAGCTACCAAATGTTCAGCAACTCATCGGAGAAATAGATTTGGAGCTTACGAAGGCTAGATTAGTCATTTATGGAGTTGCTACTGCCTATGACAATGAGTCTACAAAAGATTTACTTTCAAACGAAGTAAGCGTAGCGAAGCATATTGTTACTAATTCAGCCATCACTATTGTCGATAAAGCGATGCGTTTAGTTGGGGCTAAAAGCTTACAGCGAACTAATCCGCTACAACGTTATTATCGAGATGTCCGAGCAGGACTTCATAATCCTCCTATGGATGATATGACTATTAAAAAACTGGCACTTTCAGCGTTAGAAGAGGTAAAAAATAAAAACTTAGTGAAAAGATAA
- a CDS encoding transporter substrate-binding domain-containing protein: MNKYFKLAAVGFASISILAACSSGEASTSSEGGDVRKVKVAYDMASKPISWLDDNGNATGYDVEVMKLVDELLPEYEFEYVGTTSDDLLIGVEQGKFQVGVKNAFWTEERTEKFIFPQKFLGLSSAGLVLKKENEDIKSLEDFASAGYSLAPIAANNAQYTVIDEYNKANPDNPVKLDAGDAFTVDVVQWVNEGRVDGGVIIEGPFQKQVLDESGPYYNLKDEVVYNEFAVIKTWPLFNKKEQEFADAYDKAIKQLQEEKKTNELSTEFYGRDLFEVLDQVER, translated from the coding sequence ATGAATAAGTATTTTAAATTAGCAGCAGTTGGATTTGCGTCTATTTCAATTTTAGCAGCTTGTAGTTCTGGAGAAGCTTCTACTTCCTCAGAAGGTGGAGATGTTCGCAAAGTAAAAGTAGCATATGACATGGCCTCTAAACCTATTTCTTGGTTAGACGACAACGGAAATGCAACTGGATACGACGTAGAGGTAATGAAACTAGTAGATGAACTGCTACCTGAATATGAATTTGAATATGTAGGAACTACAAGTGATGATCTATTAATCGGAGTAGAACAAGGCAAATTCCAAGTTGGGGTGAAAAATGCGTTTTGGACAGAGGAACGTACAGAAAAATTTATATTTCCACAAAAATTCCTTGGATTAAGTAGTGCAGGTCTCGTCTTGAAAAAAGAAAATGAAGATATTAAGTCCTTAGAGGATTTTGCATCTGCTGGATACTCTTTGGCACCGATTGCTGCAAATAATGCGCAGTATACAGTAATTGACGAATACAACAAAGCAAACCCTGATAATCCGGTTAAACTAGATGCTGGAGATGCATTTACAGTGGATGTAGTGCAATGGGTCAATGAAGGTCGCGTTGACGGGGGAGTAATTATTGAAGGACCATTCCAAAAACAAGTTTTAGATGAAAGTGGTCCTTATTACAACCTAAAAGATGAAGTTGTTTACAATGAGTTTGCTGTTATCAAGACATGGCCATTATTCAACAAAAAAGAACAAGAATTTGCAGATGCATATGATAAAGCTATAAAACAATTACAAGAAGAAAAGAAAACAAATGAACTTAGCACTGAGTTCTACGGCCGAGATCTTTTTGAAGTGTTAGACCAAGTAGAAAGATAA
- a CDS encoding amino acid ABC transporter permease — protein sequence MEKYFDISYIWNSLPVLLPFLQVTFMVAGLSIIFGTFFGLILAVMKLGKSKIAKKTANFYTTILRCTPSIVLLFLVYYGVPALADNFGLYLHDLNTAVFVVITFTLQFAAIMSEVIRSAYESIEKGQFEAAVSVGLSPFQAYRRIIFPQALVVALPNFGNGLIALLQEGSLAYTIGLIDIVGKANLIIAANYNTHALEIFIALAIVYWVLSILIEKFFDKLEKVFSKGKHTINTN from the coding sequence ATGGAAAAATATTTTGATATATCGTACATATGGAACTCACTTCCGGTATTGCTTCCATTTTTACAAGTAACTTTTATGGTTGCGGGATTATCCATTATTTTCGGGACTTTTTTCGGTTTGATCCTTGCTGTGATGAAGCTTGGCAAGAGTAAAATTGCTAAAAAAACGGCAAATTTCTATACAACCATTTTAAGATGTACTCCATCTATCGTACTACTGTTTTTAGTGTATTACGGTGTACCTGCCTTAGCCGATAATTTCGGGTTATATTTACATGATTTAAATACAGCAGTATTTGTAGTCATTACCTTCACCTTACAATTCGCAGCTATAATGTCGGAGGTTATTAGGTCTGCCTATGAGTCCATCGAAAAGGGACAATTTGAAGCCGCTGTTAGCGTAGGTTTAAGCCCCTTTCAAGCATATAGACGTATCATTTTCCCACAGGCATTAGTTGTTGCACTTCCTAACTTTGGAAATGGACTTATAGCATTGCTTCAAGAAGGATCTCTTGCTTATACAATCGGGTTAATCGATATCGTTGGTAAAGCAAATTTAATCATTGCAGCAAACTACAATACACATGCATTAGAAATATTTATCGCACTTGCGATTGTTTACTGGGTTTTATCCATACTTATCGAAAAATTCTTTGACAAGCTTGAAAAAGTATTTAGCAAAGGAAAACATACAATTAACACAAATTAA
- a CDS encoding amino acid ABC transporter permease, which yields MSEGLNYTFLIDTFFIALSGVPITLLVTIVALLIALPLGFLLALTRINQIPVLNRFSQIYVSFVRGTPIIIQIFIVYASVPLILSLFFERYNININVYDINPIWYAFIVFSFSTTAILIEVFRSALSTVNKGQLEAAQSVGLSNFQAYRRIVIPQALVVALPNICTATVNLIKATSLGYAMSLQEITLKAKVAANVGYNYVEAYIDIFLVYIILCSLVEYGFKLYEKRLRRYKYVSA from the coding sequence ATGTCGGAAGGTCTGAATTATACATTTTTAATAGATACGTTCTTTATCGCATTATCCGGTGTGCCAATTACGCTTCTTGTTACAATTGTAGCTTTGCTTATTGCCCTACCTTTAGGTTTTTTATTGGCTTTAACACGCATCAATCAGATACCTGTTTTAAATAGATTTTCACAAATATATGTATCCTTCGTAAGAGGTACGCCGATTATTATTCAAATATTTATCGTTTATGCTAGTGTTCCCTTAATACTTTCTCTGTTTTTTGAGAGGTACAACATTAACATAAACGTCTACGATATCAATCCTATTTGGTACGCTTTTATCGTATTCTCTTTCAGCACTACCGCTATCTTGATAGAAGTATTTAGATCGGCTCTAAGTACTGTCAATAAAGGACAGCTAGAGGCCGCTCAATCAGTCGGTCTTTCGAATTTCCAAGCATATCGTCGAATCGTAATACCCCAAGCACTAGTCGTAGCATTACCTAATATTTGTACAGCTACCGTGAATCTAATAAAAGCTACATCACTTGGATATGCAATGTCCTTACAGGAAATTACATTGAAGGCGAAAGTAGCGGCAAACGTAGGTTATAACTATGTGGAAGCATATATAGATATTTTCCTTGTATATATTATTTTGTGTAGCCTTGTCGAATACGGATTTAAATTATATGAAAAACGCCTTCGCAGATACAAATATGTGAGCGCTTAA
- a CDS encoding amino acid ABC transporter ATP-binding protein, producing MLKINDIHKSFGKNEILKGVDLSIDKGDVVVILGPSGSGKTTLLRCINFLEKADSGKATFGDLQVNLHDASKKDIHTIRQKTAFVFQNYNLFNNKTALENVTEGLIIGRKIPKDQANDIGKRALDKVGLSDKYDSYPSQLSGGQQQRVGIARAVALNPDIILFDEPTSALDPELVGEVLTVMKNIANEGTTMLVVTHEMSFAKDVANRVIFMDGGVVVEEGTPHDIFVSPKEERTKKFLKRVLPEDYTFYI from the coding sequence ATGTTAAAAATCAATGATATTCATAAATCATTCGGGAAGAATGAAATATTAAAGGGAGTCGACCTATCCATTGATAAAGGAGACGTAGTAGTAATTCTCGGTCCTAGTGGTTCCGGAAAAACGACTTTACTACGCTGCATTAACTTTTTAGAAAAAGCCGATAGCGGTAAGGCAACTTTTGGTGATTTACAAGTAAATTTGCATGATGCCTCTAAAAAAGATATCCATACCATCCGACAAAAAACAGCTTTCGTATTTCAAAATTATAATTTATTCAACAATAAAACAGCTCTCGAAAATGTAACAGAGGGACTAATCATCGGCCGTAAAATACCTAAAGATCAAGCAAATGATATTGGCAAAAGGGCTCTTGATAAAGTAGGTTTATCGGATAAATATGATTCCTATCCGAGTCAGCTTTCCGGTGGTCAGCAGCAGCGTGTAGGAATTGCACGAGCAGTAGCGTTAAACCCCGATATTATTCTATTTGATGAACCAACCTCCGCATTAGACCCAGAATTAGTCGGAGAAGTGCTAACGGTCATGAAAAATATTGCCAATGAAGGTACTACTATGTTAGTCGTTACACATGAAATGTCCTTTGCAAAGGATGTCGCTAACCGAGTTATCTTTATGGATGGTGGAGTAGTAGTTGAAGAAGGCACCCCTCACGATATTTTCGTTAGTCCAAAAGAAGAACGCACGAAGAAATTCTTAAAACGCGTGTTACCAGAGGATTACACGTTTTATATTTAG
- the fabI gene encoding enoyl-ACP reductase FabI, with protein MRDLIQLKDKNIVVMGVANERSLAWGVAKSLFEVGANVIFTYRKERSLGKIEKLLKDNNLEAKLVVECDVNSDDSIKTAFQQIGQEVEVIHGVVHSVAFAHAEDLKGDFIQTSREGYAFAQDTSAYSLIAAAREATPFMTEGGSIVTMTYLGAERVLEGYNVMGIAKASLEASVKYLALDLGKNNVRINAVSAGAVRTLAAKGISSFNTILHQIEEKSPLKRNVTQQEVGDMTVALLSNLSSGVTGEVIFVDSGYNIMG; from the coding sequence ATGAGAGACTTAATTCAATTAAAAGATAAAAATATTGTTGTTATGGGTGTTGCGAATGAGCGTAGTCTAGCGTGGGGAGTAGCAAAATCATTATTTGAAGTAGGTGCGAATGTTATCTTTACATATCGTAAAGAACGTTCCCTTGGAAAAATAGAAAAGTTATTGAAAGATAATAATTTAGAGGCAAAACTAGTAGTAGAATGTGATGTAAATAGTGATGATAGTATTAAAACTGCGTTCCAACAAATTGGACAGGAAGTTGAAGTAATCCATGGTGTAGTTCACTCTGTTGCCTTTGCGCATGCGGAAGATTTAAAAGGGGACTTTATACAAACTTCGAGAGAGGGCTATGCTTTTGCGCAAGATACAAGTGCTTATTCGCTTATTGCTGCAGCTAGAGAAGCAACGCCTTTTATGACTGAAGGTGGATCTATCGTAACAATGACATATTTAGGAGCTGAACGTGTACTAGAAGGCTACAATGTAATGGGGATTGCTAAAGCATCTCTAGAAGCATCTGTTAAGTACTTGGCTTTGGACTTAGGGAAAAACAATGTACGTATAAATGCTGTTTCCGCTGGGGCAGTTCGAACACTAGCAGCAAAAGGGATTTCTTCTTTCAATACAATCTTGCACCAAATTGAAGAAAAGTCACCATTAAAACGAAACGTGACTCAACAAGAAGTAGGCGATATGACCGTTGCGCTATTAAGCAATTTATCAAGTGGTGTAACAGGTGAGGTCATCTTCGTAGATTCTGGATATAATATTATGGGCTAA
- a CDS encoding GMC family oxidoreductase: MATTLPKVDVVVVGLGWTGGIIAAECAKAGLKVIGLERGRKRGTEDYQKIHDEYRYAVRYELMQDLSKETITIRNNRKMPALPMRQLSSFLLGDGLGGSGTHWNGHTWRFYPYDFQIKTMTDEKYGPNKLSSDYLLQDWGVTYDELEPYFYKYDQTAGISGEDKNPFWGKRAQDFPTPPMKRTPILKKFEGATKSLGYSPFMLPSANLSEAYTNPDGEVITACQYCGFCERFGCEYGAKTSPEITVIPTAIKTGNFEARFHANVMEVIKSGNKVTGVRYLDTQSGEEFIQEAEVVVLASYVMNNAKLLMVSNIGEQYDPETGKGTLGKNYCYQILPGATGYFEEQMNTFMGAGALGMSIDDYNADNFDHSDLDFIHGGSISITQTGYRPIETNPIQQGTPTWGAEFKKNSIYNYTRTLSIGAQGASMPHKENYLSLDSKYKDVYGLPLLQMTYNFTDQDRALHKYITEISTNIMKEMGAKTIEGKVAITDYDIVGYQTTHNTGGTIMGANPENSVVNPFLQHWDAENLFVVGAGNFPHNGGYNPTGTVAALAYKSAEGIIKYSKSGGSLV; the protein is encoded by the coding sequence ATGGCTACAACATTACCAAAAGTAGACGTGGTTGTCGTTGGTTTAGGATGGACTGGGGGAATCATTGCGGCTGAATGTGCAAAAGCCGGGTTAAAGGTTATTGGTTTAGAAAGAGGAAGAAAACGAGGAACTGAGGACTATCAGAAAATACATGATGAATATCGTTATGCAGTTCGTTATGAATTAATGCAAGACTTATCTAAAGAGACTATTACCATTCGAAATAATCGAAAGATGCCAGCATTGCCAATGAGACAGTTGAGCTCATTCTTATTAGGAGATGGACTAGGAGGTTCCGGGACCCACTGGAATGGGCATACATGGAGATTTTATCCATATGATTTTCAAATTAAAACGATGACAGATGAAAAATATGGTCCCAATAAATTATCTAGTGATTATTTGCTGCAAGACTGGGGCGTTACCTATGATGAGCTAGAACCTTATTTTTATAAATATGATCAGACCGCTGGAATCTCTGGAGAAGATAAAAATCCTTTTTGGGGGAAGAGAGCACAGGATTTTCCTACTCCTCCTATGAAAAGAACTCCCATTTTGAAAAAGTTTGAAGGAGCGACCAAATCACTAGGATATTCTCCTTTTATGCTACCTTCTGCTAATTTATCGGAAGCATATACAAATCCAGATGGAGAAGTCATAACTGCTTGTCAATACTGTGGTTTCTGTGAGCGATTTGGTTGCGAATACGGAGCCAAAACATCACCTGAAATAACAGTTATACCTACCGCTATAAAAACTGGGAATTTTGAAGCAAGGTTTCATGCAAATGTAATGGAAGTCATAAAAAGTGGAAATAAGGTGACTGGTGTAAGGTATTTAGATACTCAGTCCGGAGAAGAGTTTATCCAAGAGGCCGAAGTAGTTGTTCTAGCAAGTTACGTTATGAATAACGCCAAATTACTTATGGTATCAAATATTGGTGAACAATATGACCCTGAAACTGGAAAGGGGACGCTTGGTAAAAATTATTGCTACCAAATATTACCGGGTGCAACTGGATACTTTGAAGAACAAATGAACACATTTATGGGGGCGGGAGCCCTTGGTATGTCTATTGATGATTATAATGCGGACAACTTTGATCATAGTGATTTAGACTTTATTCATGGTGGCAGTATTTCCATCACCCAAACCGGATATAGACCTATCGAAACAAATCCAATACAACAAGGAACACCAACCTGGGGAGCAGAGTTTAAGAAAAATTCTATCTACAATTATACTCGCACATTATCGATTGGAGCTCAAGGTGCCTCGATGCCACATAAGGAAAATTACTTGTCACTAGATAGTAAATACAAGGATGTTTACGGGTTACCGCTACTCCAAATGACTTATAATTTTACGGATCAGGATAGAGCCTTGCATAAGTATATTACAGAAATATCAACAAATATTATGAAGGAAATGGGAGCGAAAACGATAGAAGGTAAGGTAGCAATTACAGATTACGATATTGTTGGCTATCAAACAACTCATAATACGGGAGGGACTATTATGGGGGCTAATCCTGAAAATAGTGTAGTAAATCCGTTTTTGCAACACTGGGATGCAGAGAATTTGTTTGTAGTAGGTGCAGGAAACTTCCCGCATAACGGAGGGTATAATCCGACTGGAACAGTGGCAGCACTAGCCTATAAAAGCGCGGAAGGAATCATTAAATATAGTAAATCGGGTGGTTCGCTTGTTTAA
- a CDS encoding gluconate 2-dehydrogenase subunit 3 family protein, whose amino-acid sequence MTEKPKNYSRRDFLKTTGIATGALIGGGLIGGLVGLNANKTDQEVSEGTINHEMATNQGFQFFQNQREFDVLSNATERIFPKDDLGPGAIDLGVPYFIDRQLAAQYGSNTKEYMHGPFAVGAKTQGYQSRLTRASIFRQGIAQLEEEASKRFEKGFSSLEAEQMDEILTAFQNDEVPMTGVTSAFFFRLLRTATLEGAYADPMYGGNRNMDGWKMKEFPGHQMAYINVIEEEKFQKIEPKSLSGM is encoded by the coding sequence ATGACAGAAAAACCAAAAAACTATTCAAGAAGAGACTTTCTAAAAACTACAGGGATTGCTACTGGAGCTTTAATAGGAGGCGGGTTAATAGGCGGTTTAGTTGGGTTAAATGCAAATAAGACAGATCAAGAAGTATCAGAAGGCACTATAAATCATGAAATGGCAACTAACCAGGGATTTCAATTCTTTCAAAACCAGAGAGAGTTTGATGTACTCTCGAATGCTACCGAACGCATCTTTCCGAAGGATGATTTGGGACCAGGGGCAATTGATTTGGGGGTACCTTATTTTATTGATCGCCAACTAGCAGCGCAATATGGGAGTAATACGAAGGAGTATATGCACGGCCCGTTTGCTGTAGGGGCTAAAACCCAAGGCTATCAAAGTCGATTGACACGAGCATCTATCTTTAGGCAGGGAATTGCTCAATTGGAGGAAGAGGCAAGCAAAAGATTTGAAAAAGGATTTTCCAGTTTAGAAGCTGAGCAAATGGATGAAATATTAACAGCTTTTCAAAACGATGAAGTTCCTATGACGGGAGTTACTTCAGCATTTTTCTTCCGACTACTTCGAACGGCGACGTTAGAGGGGGCTTATGCAGATCCAATGTATGGTGGAAATCGAAATATGGATGGCTGGAAAATGAAAGAGTTTCCTGGTCATCAAATGGCTTATATCAATGTAATTGAAGAGGAAAAGTTCCAAAAAATTGAGCCAAAATCACTTAGTGGAATGTAA
- a CDS encoding MerR family transcriptional regulator — protein MNQTGRNGIYTIQQVSDVTGLSKQVIRKWEERYELVQPERLENGYRTYKEKDVNTLLRVKVLSEKGYSIKQAVDMLEKEPESVESFFKAKQLKFEKFNDSVIQLLEKGTYCDDLELNLILQQSYHKLGLEEFISKVIIPFLKEVGDRWERDEWGEYQEAVSSMSVRDFLIQIRKTFQLRDDAPLVIGACLPEEHHELPIHIILLQFMLRGWKTVLIGASPAPGAIESLVQKLKPSIVILSASTTLPFEKDPKLLRGLDKFASEQEQVEFYIGGSGALNYLEGKELNAIQVTNDIEQILV, from the coding sequence ATGAACCAAACAGGAAGAAATGGTATATATACAATTCAGCAGGTTTCTGATGTCACTGGTTTATCTAAACAAGTTATCCGTAAATGGGAAGAACGTTATGAACTTGTACAACCTGAGCGATTAGAAAATGGATATAGAACATACAAGGAAAAGGATGTAAATACTTTATTAAGAGTTAAGGTTCTTTCAGAAAAAGGATACTCTATCAAACAAGCTGTAGATATGTTAGAAAAAGAACCTGAAAGTGTCGAATCTTTTTTTAAAGCCAAACAACTTAAGTTTGAAAAATTTAATGATTCAGTGATCCAGTTACTTGAAAAAGGAACTTATTGTGATGATCTTGAGCTAAACCTTATTTTGCAACAGTCCTACCATAAATTAGGACTAGAAGAATTTATCAGTAAAGTGATTATCCCTTTTCTTAAAGAAGTAGGAGACAGATGGGAAAGAGATGAGTGGGGTGAGTATCAAGAGGCAGTTTCTAGCATGAGTGTTCGGGACTTTTTGATACAAATAAGAAAAACCTTTCAGCTAAGGGATGACGCACCATTAGTCATTGGAGCATGTTTGCCAGAGGAGCATCACGAGTTGCCAATTCATATTATATTGCTGCAATTTATGCTTCGAGGTTGGAAAACTGTTTTAATCGGTGCATCACCAGCGCCAGGAGCAATAGAATCGTTAGTCCAAAAGCTAAAACCAAGTATTGTTATATTATCTGCTTCGACTACATTGCCTTTTGAAAAAGACCCTAAATTACTCCGAGGGCTCGACAAATTTGCAAGTGAACAGGAACAGGTAGAATTTTATATAGGTGGTAGTGGAGCACTAAATTATTTAGAAGGTAAAGAGTTAAATGCTATACAAGTAACTAATGATATAGAACAAATTTTAGTATGA